A stretch of DNA from Rhizoctonia solani chromosome 9, complete sequence:
CTAGTTGGTTGTAGTACCGTAGAAAACATAGAGTTGTACCAAAGAGGAAGTAAATTGGAAATAATTGTGCCCGTATGACAGACAAGTATAGACAGGGTTATGACACGCAAACGTTGCCAAGAACCTATCTAGACATGACAATGACCAGACGGGCAGTTTCtagaaaacaaggagaacggGGGGAGTGAAAAGGAAAGGAGCTGAACAGAATATAAACCTAGGACGCTGCAAGTGCCTCTACCACTCGATAATCTTCCATCCCCGCCCGACCACCATTTCTAACTATGCCTCGAACTAGTGCTAGCGCTGACTCTAGCGGTAAGGCCAAGTCCATACCTGTTATTAGTCGTCAGGTTACTCGTTTATACGAGATGTTTTGGCCAGTCATTGATGTCATCAACATGGGAAAAGAGACTCGACCAATGTCCGCTGATGAGAAGAAGAGTTTTAAGGCGACGTTGCCTCAAGAGTAAGAGTGCTAACCTGATCGCGATGCTGCAGTGGAGTGCTAACCACATATGCTACAGTCAGAAGCGGGTTTTTTCATTACTTGAGAAGATCTTAGAAGAAGATTCAACCCTCATTGAGAGGGTGATGCGTGCTCCTCGGGAGCATACAGCTGCACTTACTCGTGACCTCAAAAAACTGGTAAGCTGATGATCTTATATGCGTCTCATTTGTGTTGCTCATTCGTTTGACTTAAGCTGGGCGATGGTCAGAGCAACGGCCGATCCGAGGATATGGGCAAGGTTAGCCGAGAAATGCCTGGCTGGGAGGCTATGGCGTGGGACCCCCCGCTCGGGGATAAATCCAAGCGTGGTATGTTTCATATCCAATGCGCAGAGCTCCTTGCGCCAGTTCAATATGACTGGGTCGATCCAAAGTACGTGATCTATTGATAAGAAACACTCGCATTCTAATTTATCACCCCTAGAGTTCGCAATGATTTCCGAAACGGGGTGCTCACAGCAACCCCGCTACAATTTCCTCGACATCTATGGCTGTCTAACGGCGATTTCTACGACCCTCAAAGACCATCGGATGGATTACTCCAGGGCGAAATTCTGATATGTGTGAGTAACTACGGGATTTGGCTTACAGACCGAACTGAAACGCTTGCTACACTAGGCCGCGTATTGCATAATGTTTTCCCCCACCTCTGTCAAAACGATGAGTGCGTCCACTACTCAAATCAGCGGGGCACGTGGATGCTCCTTCAAGCGCTCGAGGGGGGGGATAATAGGCCTTGCGAAGGTGTATAACCTTACCAAGGTAACGCCGGCATTTATTGCGTATGTTGCCGTTGTGGTACGTGTTTACCCTTACCTTCCTGTTAGCTTGCTCAATATTTTTTAGGTCCACCACGCTCTTACAACCGAGGCAATTTTTTCGGAAATTTGTGGCGGGTTCAATTACGGAGTCTACTACAATCAAATTCGCACGTTCCTTGAGGCGCCAAGGTTTGCCAGTCGTGCTAAAGTCCTATTAGATTGGTGGAACAAGTGAGTATCAGCTTATATGCGCCTTATCATCCCTCACGCTACGTTTTCATAGGCGACTCTTTGGCTCGTATAACATGGGGATGCACACACTGAACGAGGGTGGGGTGTCTACGCTTGATGAGCTTGACGCGGAGGCCGAAGCTGACCCAGGGTTATCGGGGGACAAGAGAGTGGGATCCAGCCGCCAGttggatgaggatgaggagcCAGAGGAATAGTAGAAATCATATCATTCGTAATCATTCTATCTATGTTTTTATGTCTCCTATACCATTGTTCAATACGAATACATAATTGGTCCGATCACTTTAGTCATACCGTGATTGATCAAACTATTATATCCACAAATGGTAGTGATCAACATATATTTGATCGGCTAAGCCTACAACTTTTACCCCGCATATAAATATCATCCGTCGTATAGCTAGATGTATGTATCGCCCACTTAGACCAAATCCAACAGAGGGGTGTCGAATTATCCGCAAACATACGCCATACTGTTATCCAGCTGATAGATCCAAACAATCTTCCCGGCCAGTGGCTGATGCATGTCGCTGGTCTGACAACGGACGCTGGTCTGACAACAGAAGTGTGGTTTGTATCTGAAATACAGCTGATAGATGGATAAGGCCTGTCGGACGACTGTCTGGGGAGATTAGCCAGGCTGACAGCAGCCATCTACATTTCATCTCGCTGATGATTTTCGGCTTTCGGGTCGCGGGCTGTTGGAAATGAGCAGTCTCGGATGTGTCCGCTATTTTGTATCTTACGGATGAAATCCCCGGGTGATAGATATGTGACATATATGTGTATTACCAGACAGATAGACAATATACCGACATTCATTACATATACGTGTAGAGGAGGGATATATTTCAATAACAGTCAGGCACCAATTTCGTGATGGCTGTATTAGGGGTGTTATCTTGCATGGGATGGCAGAGCAACTGTCCTGTAAGATGTGAGTATGAGAGGGCTTCTTCAGTTAAGGGGTCCCGGCTTTAGATGGCTAAAGGGTGCCGGGATAATCCTATCCAAGTGATCATACGTAGACGAGCCTTGCAGCTCATCGCTAATGGGAATATGCCGAATAGCCGAAGAACTAGGGGAAACCAGCCCCATCTATGTTTGGAGGGCTACGATTAGATAGAATTCTGATCGACCTGGGCGCTCATACCTCACCACAAAGGTTGCGATTAGGCACACATGACTATGCATGAGTATTTGACTCGGAGCGTTGCTCAAACTACTTTTCTTGGTAATGCCACCTTGAGCCGGTCGAAACGGATACATGGGTTAATATTGTACGTCTCAATGACTTGGTCTGAATTTCATTGGTTTATCAGCGCTCGATTGCGCACGTATCTCGTTCGTTTAATTATTCGGTTGACCCCTTGTGCAGACCACAAAGTTAGAGAAATTGGGCTTAATAATAACTCACGTGACGTTGCCACTCGTGGACGCCCAGCGGCTCGGCTCACCTCGAGGCCATCTTGGGGAAGAATCGGGGTGATATCAAACCTCGTGGGTGTGCACTGACCGAATAGGTACCCAAGCGCTCACATTTCGCATCGATAGACATATAGAAGAGAAAGGCAAGATGAGCGATCCCTCTCCGGGAAACAACCACCACCAACACCAGTATCGACTGCAAGGAGCGATGATAGGACCTACACCGACTGGATATCGACCGCAGACACGGCAGCCACAGCCAGCGCCGGGAGAGATGGAGGCATTTTACCAAGCGTATTTGGGACAGGATATTCCCTCGTCTACTGTGCCCTCGGCCCCCCATTCGCAATCCCAGCATCCTCCGACACTCGATACTGCCAATTTCGGTGTATTCGAGCCTCAGCCTGCGAGTGCACGTCCCTTTCCCACTTTTTCCTCCATCACATCCGAACGACCCGGGCCACAGCCCCACCAGCAGCAAATACCTGGTGACTTCATACCTGGTGGAGGCGCAGGCACGAATGAATGGTATCAGCAACAGGTAATGTAATCCAAATACTTTATCAGCCTTTTATCTCACATCCGCTGTAATCTCGATGGGTGGCGATCGCAGCGCAACAATTCGATGATATCGAACAATTCGGGTTCATCCGCAGCCCAACTCTCTTCACCAGTACGCGATGCCACCGGCCAGCATAATTTTTCTTACATTGGTTCCAACTCCAACGCCGGGAACAATTTCACCTCGCCCACTCGTCCGTCGCGCTACCCCAATGATTATTCTTCTGGGTCCGATTTTCCTTCGACTAGCGAGCAGTACAACTCTCCTCAGGCAGTCGGTTCTATGTCTCCCGATAAGCATTTTATGTCCTCGCCCGAGCAGATGCACTATACCCACTCCGCTCAGCCCATGTATTCGGCCGCGTCTCAAGCACCTCTTTTTGCCGGACAGGCTTTTACTATGGGTCAAGCTCAGCCATTTGCTCAACCTAGCTCGAGTCCGACGCGTCCCCAGGCCATGCCTCAGCAGAATTCGAGTCCCATTAGGATGACAGCACAACAGGGCGCAGGGTATGATTGGCGGCCCGTGGATAGCGGTCTGACGCCAAGCGGAGGCCCTGGCGGAAGCGCGGGTTCACACTCGAGCGGTGGGGGTACTAACGGAGGAGGGGCTTATGCAACGTCCAGTCAATCGGCGAATTCAAGTGGCAATCAAGTCCGCCCCCCGCAACATGCAATTCGTCAACCTGGATCTGGCTTGGGTCGCTCTCACTCCATGAGCTCACGGCCCACCCACCATAGGCCTACCAAGAGCGCGTCTGGCCATCTGGTTCCTCCTAATCCTGCCAAACGTCCCCGCCCCGAGGAgcccgaggaggaagaaagcGAGGGGGACGATGACCCTCAGCAGTCCATGCCGAGTGGACGACACCATCGCAGTCCACAAAGCAAACGCCTGTAAGTGTCGTCTTGTCGAGTTttagaaggggaggaagggCACTAACCACGATTCCGCCTCGCGCTCTTATACCCAACTCGTGGCCATCCCACCATGGCGCTTCTGCAATAATGATATGCTGTCATAACCTCGCTTGTCTTGCCGTCCGGTGGTTGGTTGCTCCGTGGCGCTCCTCGACCGGCGAAACCTACCCCCGTATTTGTCCCTGTTTTCCCTTCGTTCGACATGGTGCTTCATTGGGAATCGTCTGCATCTTGTGTGAATGGGATTGGGGGGTGATTGCACATCGATGTGATTCGATTATTGGATGCCTATTGGTGACTTGGGTCTTGTGGTATCGCTTGAACTTGCTTTTACGACCGTCTTGGGTTGGGCACTTTCGTTCGAATTGGGATTGGTCGCTCTTGGACTTTTGATATATTGCATCGACACTGAATTGCGCTTCCTCGCGGCACTCGAATCGTCTTTCTCTCCTCGACCCCGAATTGATTCCCTCCGCCTGTCCACCATGATGAATTTCGCACCATCTCTACCGCCCCCCTTGTTCTTTGTCGGCCCGATTGTCCATAGGCCGGGAGCATGCAGCAACTGTAAACGCCTCAAGGTATGTTTCGTTTACAGTTGGCCTCGTATCGATTGCGGTGTTGATCGATCTTATCTCCATTCGCTTGTCCATTCGCTTGTTTGGCATCTCCGGGTGGTGTCTGTGTATTCGTTTTCATGATGCTATGCCTACTCTAGATGAAGTGCGTTTTCGAAGACGGGATGGATATTTGCCAGCGGTGTAAGCATACGAACAAGAATTGTGTTGTCGAGGGTCGAAAGCCCAGACAAGGTCCCAAGTGAGCAGTATGATTGAAGTCTTTGTCAAATTTCTGACGCATATTGGGCAGTAAACGCGAATTGATGATGCGCGAGATTGCAAACAAAGACCAGCTTATCGATTCACTCTTGAGACAGGTAAGCCACAATCAATCGTTCGCTCCGCCGTCGAGAGCCTGATTGGTGCAAGATCCATAACCCCGCCATGCGGACACCCATCAATTGGCCGCCTAGCGTTCCGGCCCCCCAACAATCCACCAATCCTGACCGCCCGCCCGACCGCGATGTCGTTGCTTGGATCGAATCGATCAAGCAGTACAAGCCTCCTACTCCTACCGGCTCGATCGATGCGGGAAGTAATGTCCAGGGCCACACCCGCGCCACCTCTGAGCCTCTGACGATCCCAAATGACCAGCCCGATGACGACGCAGTCAGCTTTGGCGAAAGTGCTTCCAACGTCAAAGGAAGAGTAAGCCCCAAAGAGTATTATTTATCAAGTGCATTTTGTTGATGGGTTGTTTTGCGGCTCTAGGACGAGCGACCTCGTACACCTGTCGAATTGCGCCAAGACAGCGGCGAAGTCGACGATAAGCTCCATTCTATTCCCGACGGCACCTCGCCCGTCGGACTCATCGCCAAACTCTCGCTCCGCGCGAACCGCGATAAGCGCGGGAGCGATGCCGGAATGACGGGCGACGCTGAGGAAGAGGATAAATGGGTCGGGGTCGGGAATATGACCTATTTCGAGGCGGGGCCGAGCGCGAATCCCGAGTTGAGGCGGATGATCATCGAGAGGCAGATGCCGCCTGAGATTCTGACGCATGGAATTATCAAGCCCAACGAGGTTGAGATTTTGTTCAAGATGTGGGTTaatttttttctttgtcGTGTGAGGAATTGGGCTTATGGGTTTTTGGGGGGTTAGATTTTTCGATCAATTGAATGTGAGTTGGGTTTAGTGGCGAGATTACAGGATATCGTATTGATTGATTATATTTCATAGCCGTTCCTCTCGATTCTTGATCCTCATATGCATACACCCGCCTTTGTCTTTGGTAGATGCCCATTCCTTTTCACAGCGGGTACGTACCTCCTCGTTCATAATAGCTTGCAGCTAAACCCTACCCCCGCAGTCTGTGCTATTTCCTCCCGATATTACACCAAGCGCCCAGAACTATACACCATCGCGATGCACTTTGCCAAGCAATCCGCTGCCACGGCGTTGATCGACGGGTGGAAGAGCGTCGAATTGGTACAAGCGTACATCATCATGAGCGTCTATCCCGTCCCGGCTCGGCGATGGGAAGAAGACCGTACCTGGTTGTACCTCGGACTGGCCATCAGGTGAGTCAGAGAGTTTAAGTCATGCGAGCACTTTTTTGGGCTGATTTCCATCGGGTGTAGGATGGCGACCGACTTGAATTTGCATTTGCCTTGGCAGGGCAAGGCTACTGGTGAAGCTCACGAGCGCGAAATATTGAACCGGACGAGGACATGGTTGATCTGTTTCAATTTGTGAGTAGACTCATTCAGTGTATTTCGTTCGCGCACTTATGCATTTTGTAGGGACCGGTCCGGTGCTACGCAGTTTGGACGACCTCCAACGATCCGGGAGGACTATATTGTGAGGAAATCGGGTGACTGGTACAAGCGGAGCAAATTCAAGTGAGTTCTAACAAGGTCAAGTTCTAAATTCGATCGACTGACTGACGGCGCCCGATAGCTTGCCACTTGATATTCATTTGACTGGGTATACCCATCTGCTCCGGATTGTGGCTCGTTTCTTGGCAAGCGTCTACTCGGATTCGAACTCTCCCACCGCCTTGAACAAGGTATGATATCAATTAAATATTTATGAATGTCAAAACTCACTAGGCAATAGAACGCGGATTTCTTGACCTTGTGTACGCAGACGGATGAAGAGTTGACTGCGTTTGAACGTGAGACCAAGGAGTTATTTGAAAAAGAGTCTGATCCGAATGGTTCGTGGAATACGGTTCACAGTAATTCGATGAGTATTGACGATAGGTTCACCCACAGATCCggcgtgtaagtacaggtgTGATCTGCTACCCTTGTGAGTATCACTTTGTTAAAAATCGTACACGTACTAAATTAGGTTATTTGTCTAGCCTGTCAAACTATTCTCGCGTGGTATGTTTCGGCGCTTATCTGGTCCGCTTGTCGCTCACATGTTTGGTCTAGGTCATCTTTTCTTTCGGGCACCAACAAGCTTTCCAGAGAGGGCTTGAAAAGGGGAAAGTGTTCTTTGACAAGGTGGGTCGCCGGTTGGCATTATTGCGATCTTGTTTAAATGGTGTTGTCATGCAGTGCTACAAAGCTGCCTCGGAGGTTATTCGTATAGCGATCGAAATCCTTGCACCTAGTGGCCGGTTAAGTATGTATGCTTTTTTGAAACTTTTTTCTAGTTTCCGACAGTTGAACCAGAATATTCCCCGGATGGTCATTTCGTATTCCTTAGCTTTGCGGCTGCGTTCCTTCTCAAAGTTAGTATCTTCACATTACTCCCACAGTACCTTTCTTAAACTATCCACTCTAGATGCTCCGTCCTCAATTCGCCGCAGCACGCGAACGTTCCCAATCTCAAAACATTATCGCTCTAGTCAGCCGATTGGCCGAAGTTCTTGGTTCCAACGAGGTGGCCATCGACGACCGGCACAGCCCGCGCCTATACTCTCGATTCCTTTCTGGGCTTATTCAGAAACATACCCAAGGATCGATGATTCTCGCTGCGCCTTCGAATGTGAATACTGGTGGAGGTTCTGGTGCTAGCGGCGGTTCAGCGCCCGACAGGTCCGGTGCTCagggcaagggcaaagaTCCAGCGGGGGGTGCACACAAGCCTGCCAACCCATCTATTTCAGGATCGAACAAGAGCGCGCCGGCTACAGATGCAGGTTTTATGCACGAATCGCCACCATCTGGGCCCGTGCCGCTACCTTCTGAAGCGGATGAAGCTCGCGATCAGATCGGAATCGTGCCGCCCGTAAGAATGAAGAGCCCGCCGATTGTCATTCGTCCTCCGACTATCGACCAGAGTATGCATGATCATTCTCGGCCCAACGGAGTTCACCAGCGAAGCCTCTCGGACGGACAACAGCCAGCTTCGAATAGTATCATGGGTGGCTATGTCACTGTCGAGCCCAGTGGGGATACCCTTTCCTCAATGGCGAGCACCACTCAAGGCGAGACGACTATCACCGACGTAACAGGCGACGATATGGAATTCGAGGATTCGCACAATATGCTGGCGGCGATGGCAGCGCTTCAAGATCCTACCTGGTGGGACACGAGCTTATTGCCCGGCTGGAGTGCGAACTTTGCAGACGACGGAAGTAACTCTTCGCAAGAAATGAGGAACTGGTACGCGGCCAACCATCCGCAGGCGAACCATCCACAGGCCAACTTGCCAATGATGAACAACCTACCGAACCTCATGGTGCCAGGCCTTGATTTTACCCAGGGTATGCAAATGAACCCGCACGAGATGGGCATGGACCACATGATGGCTGGCTACGGGTACCGATGATAGGAAGCGATGTGGTATGAATGCAATGGTTAATGGACGAATTGTACTAATAATTTACGAACTTTGGACAATTTCTCAAAAGCTGACTCTTCTGTTTTAACAACTGTATGCTTTTTGTGTTTTGTATGCGCTGACTTGAAGAAAATATTTCAATTCTGTAATGAAAGTAGTTATGGTATTTTGAATTTCATGACATCACTGTGTTATTCCATTTGGCTGCCACCGATCCCGTGATCCACTACCTTTCTTCGAAGAACCAGCATGCTCATCTCAAACAGCGACTACCCGGAGGATACCAACCACTCGAAACACTATACCTGGGTCTACATCCGACCAACTCCAATTGGGCTTGCCAAGCCCCCAGTAATAGCTCACGGGCCGGGACAGATTTGATTCTTAACGTCATCTTCCGACTTCGTGATTAATCAACCGAATTTCGTTTAGTCAAGTAATTGTACTATTTTGTTCTTATAGGCAAACATCTTGTTCGAATGCTCAGGAGAAGTGAGGCCGGTCTCCCTTCGGCACTTGGCAAGCGCATGGACTGTCTGGGGTGGGGCCGAGGACGTGCTCTTCGACTTCGGGTCATCTTGCTTCTGTCGTTCTTACCATGTAACGATGCAATCATCCAACTCGGTGAAGATCCTATCAGGGACCATCTCCGACTCTGATTCTGTAACTCTTATAATATATATACTGCGAGGCTTTGAACGAGCATTCATCAACTTGTCGAGATGGTGCTCAACTCGGCGGCTCTCGGATTACTCATATCGAGTACTGTGGCTCTCGCTGTTCCAAACGGGTTTCCTCAAAGTGGGAATGGGCTCTGGTACAAGGAACCCGGTGTGAACTGGGCTACCCAATATTTACCCATCGGAAATGGTTACCTGGGAGGTTAGTGGATTGCATTACGAACCGATTGTCTGTGAGCCTAACTTTTGTTAACTCAATATTTAGCAATGGTAAACGGAGATCCAGTCTCTGACCGCCTTCAACTTAACATTGAATCCTTATGGTCCGGCGGCCCGTTCGCAAATGCTGTAGGTTTATATGCCATTTATACATGTAAATTTGCCTAAACAAGTTTCACAGAGTTACAACGGGGGCAATCATCAAAAGCCAGAGTCGGGCTATCTCGCTACTCAGCTTGCAAAGATCCGAGATACCATTTTTACGACTTCTAATGGAGGCAAATCAAAGGTAACCGCTTAAATTACGTTACTTCATGCGAGCTCCAACTCATATTTTGTAGACGTTGCACCCCTACAGTCAAGCAATGATGGCTACGGTATGCAATGACCTGCATTAACATCAACATAATATTGACCTTTTTATTAGGCTCTTATTCAGGTATTGGATTCATCAACATTACCCACACTGCTTCAGGGGGAATCACCGACTACGCTCGCTGGCTCGATATGGACAATGCGCTACTCAATACCGTATGGAAAGAGTCGAGTGCTTCCTTCAATAGGTCAGGAAGGGCCAGACCAAGGCTTCTCGATCACTGACTGTAAAATATTCAGGACATATTTTTGCTCGAACCCAACTCGAGCGTGTACAGTGCACACAGTCACCTCAAACGCAGGAGCATATTCCGCTGCCTATTCGTTCTCTTCATTAAAAGGTCTTCCCAAGCGAAACATCACCTGCTTAGACGATACAACTGCTCAATTACGTGGGACCGTTGGACCTCCAGGAATGTTATATGAACTGCTAGCCCAGATACAAAATTCGGGCCCCGACGGTACCGTACAATGTACTATCGACCCGGCCAGCGGTGAGGCTCAGCTGGTTGCCAACGGGACGACTGAGGCTTGGGTTACTTGGGTAGGGGGGACTGAATATTCTATGGACGCCGGAGACGCTGCCCACGGCTACTCGTTCAAGGGACCAGATCCTCACGGTGGTCTTGTAACTTTGCTCAAAGAAGCCTCTTCGCAAAGTGTTAGCTCCGCGCTCAAGATTCACGTCGCGGATTACCAAAAGGCCTTGGGTGGGTTTTCTCTCGATATTGGGCAGGAATTCGACAGCACGCGGACTACAGCCGAATTGGTCGATAACTATACGACTAATGAAGGGAATCCGTGAGTACCACTTGGATTATTATCAAATGGTGGATTTAATTGGATGTTAGCTATATCGAGTGGTTATTGTTCAATTATGCCCGATATATGCTCGTTGAAAGCACTCGAAGCTACCTTCCGGCCAATCTGCAGGGGAAATGGGCCCGTGATGCCCTGGCGCCTTGGGATTCCGGTGAGTTGTTATGCTACTGCTCAGTTCGACCTTTTATTGAATATTATGGATAGACTACCGTAAGTTGTCTGGTTCCCTTGGTAGAGCCTAATTTGATTATATAATCAGATGCCAATATTAATCTCCAAATGAACTACTGGATCGCCGAAGTGACCAACCTCGATGTAACATCTGCACTCTGGGATTATATGGAGGTAAGTGtatgtgggatgcccggcaCATTTCACTTACAAATTGATCATTGTAGAAAACATGGGCCCCACGAGGTGTAGAAACTGCGGCCATACTATATAATATCACTCGGGGATGGCTCGTCCATGATGAGGTGAGCAACCAAGCTGTTTTGACCGAGCTTATACTAATGCTAAATATCTGCTCCAGCTAAATGTACGTTATATTGCCTTGTTTGGTTTACTCTGCCGTGAATGTTGACACCCCGCACAGATATTTGGTCACTCTGGAATGAAGAATTTTAGTGCAAAATCAACCAACTACCGAGAGGCGCCTGCTTGGATGGTACGTTGAACTCCCATACTGTTGACCCGATGATTGACATAAAGCCAGATGATGCATGTTTATGATCACTTGGATTATACGAATGATGTAGCGTGGTGGAAACGACAGGGCTGGCCGCTTCTTAAAGGCGTTACCCAATTTTGGCTCGATTATTTAATCGAAGACAGGCATTTCAACGATGGGACTCTCGTGGTCAATCCGTGCAACTCTCCAGAGCAGGAACCAACCACATTCGGTAGGAAGCGTTTCAGTTATCGAGGGGTCGATTATTCGCTGACAAGCTTGCAGGTTGTGCAAATTCCCAGCAAATCCTTTGGCAACTCTTTGAATATGTGGAGAAGGGCTTCGATGCCTCGGAAGATACTGATACTGCGTTTCTGGAAGGTTAGATAATCACAGGATTACCCTCCCAGTTTGGCCTTTCACTAACAACCGAGTCCAGAGGTTCGAGCTAAGAAAATCAAACTTGACAAGGGTATCAAAATTGGTTCATTTGGTCAGCTTCAAGGTAAATAATCCTTGTTAACAAAACTGTACTGGCACATATATAAGCCTATGGAACAGAGTGGAAGGTCGAGTTTGATAGTCCGACCAATCTGCACCGTCATCTTTCGCATCTCGTAGGATTATATCCAGGCTACGTGGTATCAAACTTCAAACCGGCGACCGAGGGCAATCAAGGAATACCAGATCTTACACGCGAACAAGTTTTGAAAGCTGCTGAAGTATCACTAATTTCTCGGGGAAATGGAACAGGCCCGGATGGGGACTCCGGTAAGTACGGATTTACCTAGTCTCTAACATGTGATTTATTTATTTTCAAACCCTACCCTCAGGCTGGGAGAAGGTCTGGCGCGCAGCATGCTGGGCTCAACTGCAAAACTCAACTGCATTTTATCATCAATTGAAGGTGAATAAAACCGCGCCAGGCAAAACATAGC
This window harbors:
- a CDS encoding Fungal specific transcription factor domain, with the translated sequence MPIGDLGLVVSLELAFTTVLGWALSFELGLVALGLLIYCIDTELRFLAALESSFSPRPRIDSLRLSTMMNFAPSLPPPLFFVGPIVHRPGACSNCKRLKMKCVFEDGMDICQRCKHTNKNCVVEGRKPRQGPNKRELMMREIANKDQLIDSLLRQIHNPAMRTPINWPPSVPAPQQSTNPDRPPDRDVVAWIESIKQYKPPTPTGSIDAGSNVQGHTRATSEPLTIPNDQPDDDAVSFGESASNVKGRDERPRTPVELRQDSGEVDDKLHSIPDGTSPVGLIAKLSLRANRDKRGSDAGMTGDAEEEDKWVGVGNMTYFEAGPSANPELRRMIIERQMPPEILTHGIIKPNEVEILFKIFFDQLNPFLSILDPHMHTPAFVFGRCPFLFTAVCAISSRYYTKRPELYTIAMHFAKQSAATALIDGWKSVELVQAYIIMSVYPVPARRWEEDRTWLYLGLAIRMATDLNLHLPWQGKATGEAHEREILNRTRTWLICFNLDRSGATQFGRPPTIREDYIVRKSGDWYKRSKFNLPLDIHLTGYTHLLRIVARFLASVYSDSNSPTALNKNADFLTLCTQTDEELTAFERETKELFEKESDPNDPACKYRCDLLPFLSNYSRVVIFSFGHQQAFQRGLEKGKVFFDKCYKAASEVIRIAIEILAPSGRLKYSPDGHFVFLSFAAAFLLKMLRPQFAAARERSQSQNIIALVSRLAEVLGSNEVAIDDRHSPRLYSRFLSGLIQKHTQGSMILAAPSNVNTGGGSGASGGSAPDRSGAQGKGKDPAGGAHKPANPSISGSNKSAPATDAGFMHESPPSGPVPLPSEADEARDQIGIVPPVRMKSPPIVIRPPTIDQSMHDHSRPNGVHQRSLSDGQQPASNSIMGGYVTVEPSGDTLSSMASTTQGETTITDVTGDDMEFEDSHNMLAAMAALQDPTWWDTSLLPGWSANFADDGSNSSQEMRNWYAANHPQANHPQANLPMMNNLPNLMVPGLDFTQGMQMNPHEMGMDHMMAGYGYR
- a CDS encoding glycoside hydrolase family 95 protein, coding for MVLNSAALGLLISSTVALAVPNGFPQSGNGLWYKEPGVNWATQYLPIGNGYLGAMVNGDPVSDRLQLNIESLWSGGPFANASYNGGNHQKPESGYLATQLAKIRDTIFTTSNGGKSKTLHPYSQAMMATALIQVLDSSTLPTLLQGESPTTLAGSIWTMRYSIPYGKSRVLPSIGQEGPDQGFSITDLHTVTSNAGAYSAAYSFSSLKGLPKRNITCLDDTTAQLRGTVGPPGMLYELLAQIQNSGPDGTVQCTIDPASGEAQLVANGTTEAWVTWVGGTEYSMDAGDAAHGYSFKGPDPHGGLVTLLKEASSQSVSSALKIHVADYQKALGGFSLDIGQEFDSTRTTAELVDNYTTNEGNPYIEWLLFNYARYMLVESTRSYLPANLQGKWARDALAPWDSDYHANINLQMNYWIAEVTNLDVTSALWDYMEKTWAPRGVETAAILYNITRGWLVHDELNIFGHSGMKNFSAKSTNYREAPAWMMMHVYDHLDYTNDVAWWKRQGWPLLKGVTQFWLDYLIEDRHFNDGTLVVNPCNSPEQEPTTFGCANSQQILWQLFEYVEKGFDASEDTDTAFLEEVRAKKIKLDKGIKIGSFGQLQEWKVEFDSPTNLHRHLSHLVGLYPGYVVSNFKPATEGNQGIPDLTREQVLKAAEVSLISRGNGTGPDGDSGWEKVWRAACWAQLQNSTAFYHQLKYGIERNFAFNLWSIYDASETDPTFQIDANMGYSGAVINALLQAPDTSALSDTLRVTLLPSLPSAWNNGSIKGARIRGGMSIDVEWSEGRAIKADLTVDPVVRHVRQVELWYDGKSVEIFSAIAGLKKSFSF